One genomic region from Haloarcula taiwanensis encodes:
- a CDS encoding 30S ribosomal protein S8e, with protein sequence MKDQGRSPRKRTGGRRRPNHKKKKHELGKDTVETQVGEQRLKTVDSRGNTQKVRAVKTDVASIADGAETIEATIENVVENPSNPNYARRNIITKGAILETTEGRARVTSRPGQHGQVNAVLVE encoded by the coding sequence ATGAAAGACCAGGGACGCTCCCCTCGCAAGCGGACAGGCGGACGCCGACGACCGAACCACAAGAAGAAGAAACACGAGCTCGGGAAGGACACCGTCGAGACGCAGGTCGGCGAGCAGCGACTGAAGACCGTTGACTCCCGCGGCAACACCCAGAAGGTCCGTGCGGTCAAGACCGACGTTGCGAGCATCGCTGACGGCGCGGAAACCATCGAGGCGACCATCGAGAACGTCGTGGAGAACCCGTCGAACCCGAACTACGCCCGGCGAAACATCATCACGAAAGGCGCAATCCTCGAAACCACCGAGGGACGTGCCCGCGTGACCTCCCGTCCCGGGCAGCACGGGCAGGTCAACGCCGTGCTTGTCGAGTAA